A genomic window from Candidatus Methylacidiphilum fumarolicum includes:
- a CDS encoding coiled-coil domain-containing protein, whose protein sequence is MNGFKKKRLYFILLFFLSIFLFPAFKSIASTGDQDHKLVPQDLFLDIYVTIQEGDRSFEKQDFRMALEKYKQAESKLLDLRKTNPKWEPRLVDYRLKYVQEKASEVQNRLAGLPVSTSPSSALEESPESKALENRLAEIEAKLAKLEQSKSLPASESEQNREAQELQNLFQNLQKELIQVKMARKKQMEAQEEKINVLSSQVASLQKELAVAKSQNRNETEVLNLQKKLSVLEEELKKANALKPTPKQVESEVAKMKELSEKVKSLESALQRTKEEQLRITQNNIEQSAKANQIVLLEQRVQKLEGELAQAREEQYRLTQLNPALIDYQQLNNLKEHMQKIEEQMAELSKKGELKRLQTRTTENATEMEALKSRVNKLEAELAQSRKREEQLLSSVSNQNVTLQKRVKELEQELAKERGKMLTQSSPSLGLDHQNRAVSTVPPASQSVEQPQAFSSTPQEKQLAKNQKESYGQQKNELPSASSQKHVQKKRSRHSRSAEEELVHSWRKVKREFFSLFR, encoded by the coding sequence ATGAATGGATTCAAAAAGAAAAGACTCTATTTTATCCTACTATTTTTTTTATCAATTTTTTTATTCCCTGCCTTTAAATCTATTGCTTCGACCGGAGATCAAGACCATAAGCTAGTTCCTCAAGACTTGTTTCTAGACATTTATGTGACGATTCAAGAAGGAGATAGGAGTTTTGAAAAGCAAGATTTTAGAATGGCTCTTGAGAAATATAAACAGGCTGAAAGCAAGCTCCTTGACTTAAGAAAAACCAATCCCAAATGGGAGCCTAGGTTAGTGGATTATCGATTAAAGTATGTCCAGGAAAAGGCATCAGAGGTGCAGAACAGACTAGCCGGGTTGCCTGTTTCCACAAGTCCTTCTTCTGCACTTGAAGAATCCCCTGAAAGTAAAGCGTTGGAAAACAGGTTAGCTGAAATAGAAGCAAAACTAGCAAAGCTAGAACAGTCGAAATCTCTCCCTGCCTCTGAATCGGAGCAGAATAGAGAGGCCCAAGAATTGCAAAATCTTTTCCAAAATTTGCAGAAAGAACTCATTCAAGTTAAAATGGCAAGAAAAAAGCAGATGGAAGCTCAAGAAGAAAAAATCAATGTTCTTTCTTCGCAGGTAGCTTCTCTACAGAAAGAGCTAGCAGTTGCTAAATCTCAAAATCGGAATGAGACCGAAGTTCTAAACCTGCAAAAAAAACTGAGCGTCCTGGAAGAAGAACTTAAAAAAGCAAATGCCCTCAAACCTACTCCAAAGCAGGTTGAAAGTGAGGTGGCAAAGATGAAGGAGCTATCCGAAAAGGTGAAATCCTTGGAATCTGCGCTCCAACGAACAAAAGAAGAACAACTGCGAATTACTCAAAATAATATTGAACAGAGTGCCAAAGCTAATCAGATTGTTCTTTTGGAGCAAAGGGTTCAGAAACTGGAAGGAGAATTGGCTCAGGCAAGAGAGGAACAATATCGGTTGACGCAACTGAATCCCGCTCTCATTGATTACCAACAGCTGAATAATTTAAAAGAACACATGCAGAAAATCGAAGAACAGATGGCTGAACTTTCTAAGAAAGGAGAACTCAAAAGACTCCAGACCAGAACTACGGAAAATGCTACAGAAATGGAAGCATTGAAAAGTCGGGTTAATAAACTTGAAGCAGAACTTGCTCAAAGTCGTAAGCGGGAAGAACAATTATTAAGCTCAGTTTCCAATCAAAATGTAACACTTCAAAAAAGAGTTAAAGAATTAGAGCAGGAGCTAGCCAAAGAAAGAGGCAAAATGCTGACCCAAAGTAGTCCATCTCTTGGACTAGACCATCAAAACCGAGCTGTCTCAACTGTTCCACCCGCTAGCCAATCTGTTGAACAACCTCAAGCTTTTTCTTCCACCCCTCAAGAAAAGCAATTGGCGAAAAATCAAAAAGAGTCCTATGGGCAACAAAAAAATGAGCTTCCAAGCGCTTCTTCTCAGAAACATGTCCAAAAGAAAAGATCTCGCCACAGCCGTAGTGCCGAAGAGGAGCTTGTGCATTCATGGAGAAAAGTTAAAAGAGAGTTCTTTTCTCTTTTTAGATAA
- a CDS encoding TonB-dependent receptor, translating to MKLFLTKENRSKSPMYSPSLLIMILVFLGSFFFSDSSLAEDGTTSSQPPYSTTTREREKLIPKEAKKTQPPSNLSTDNASSSSYVLPELTVVGVGATESMLPNAKSNTSVYAIPLDVIDIPRNVTPISHGLAQSAGIGQFGYLDPLSTAYLVPAALTQINYGIASAPTIRGRNGLTLINGIEETLNNNSEQNIPWNYNMVESMDIVEGPSNAVFGATQVSGGYINYITKQPYFDTFHGYVWDTIGMYEEYMWGADIGGPIDKEKKLAYRFSYMGQENGSYYQYQRNDQQNFYFALGYHPSESYSIDLYSDFGSYDFTPMWGMINRPTQALIDNGLYLPGALSPTLANTGVINNPPASSYLGAPQGISRRNVLLNPTDGGYGTTGLTQVIQKFTLNENFQVLNNTFFWYHNDQWILHPLFYDESCRGDYEIDNRTECRLNFETPPPDINNTTTTHRYPALGSLLFSHTIDTGVELHYQKNLDYNSDSFIVLNSYSLINQNPLLWNAELSKYFQARIGNPKAPFGGEWPIPGAPQGYYFEPANLAAGSTDCHYGAVSPFFLDNINISDRFSVILGARATSYFVSAQTPPGTPPILFRQLSTTQLTPLVDIGTVYKIFPWLSAYFDFNWGYVVNAADMGGFSPFFESSQFRLTNELYEGGFKIDLLHHSFFATLDAFSQYTYLNNRTGPATPSTVNGFETSLNYQPNRHFWAKLGYAYMHGTEDWTTIGHGPPMYQTYSTALALQQQLPLNNNQMYPMGIYNFLGFPDQIFSGLITYRHDSGVGITMGALLMSEQFLGYNYTTHIPTQFILNATLFYAGPRWEARLYFYNFTNEPYWLAFGMGANGTRTFNFEDIVPGMPFWIQSTVVFKF from the coding sequence ATGAAACTCTTTCTAACCAAAGAAAATAGGAGCAAAAGTCCAATGTATTCACCATCTTTATTAATTATGATTCTGGTCTTTTTGGGGAGCTTTTTTTTCTCAGACAGTAGCCTTGCAGAGGATGGAACCACTTCTTCTCAGCCACCTTACTCGACTACTACTAGAGAAAGAGAGAAGTTAATTCCAAAAGAGGCAAAAAAAACACAGCCCCCGTCCAATCTCAGCACGGATAATGCCAGTTCTAGTTCCTATGTCCTACCGGAACTAACCGTCGTTGGCGTTGGAGCCACCGAAAGTATGTTGCCTAATGCAAAATCGAACACCTCTGTCTATGCTATCCCCCTAGACGTTATCGATATTCCTCGTAATGTCACTCCTATTTCTCATGGATTGGCTCAATCAGCAGGCATTGGTCAATTTGGCTACTTGGACCCTCTTTCCACTGCTTATCTTGTGCCTGCGGCTTTGACTCAGATTAACTATGGTATTGCCAGCGCTCCTACGATACGAGGTCGTAATGGACTGACCCTGATTAATGGCATCGAGGAAACCTTGAATAACAATTCTGAACAAAACATTCCTTGGAACTACAACATGGTCGAATCGATGGATATTGTCGAAGGGCCATCCAATGCTGTATTTGGAGCCACTCAAGTCTCTGGTGGATATATCAATTATATTACAAAACAGCCCTATTTCGACACATTCCATGGTTATGTTTGGGATACGATTGGGATGTATGAAGAATACATGTGGGGAGCCGATATAGGTGGACCAATAGACAAAGAAAAAAAATTGGCCTACCGATTCAGTTACATGGGACAAGAAAACGGAAGCTATTATCAGTATCAAAGGAATGATCAGCAAAACTTTTATTTTGCCCTTGGCTATCATCCTTCGGAGTCTTACTCGATCGATCTCTACTCGGACTTCGGCTCATACGACTTCACGCCGATGTGGGGTATGATCAATAGACCAACTCAAGCACTAATCGATAACGGTCTTTATTTACCTGGAGCCCTTTCTCCAACCCTTGCAAACACTGGAGTTATTAATAATCCGCCAGCTTCCTCCTACCTTGGAGCTCCTCAAGGGATCAGTCGAAGAAATGTCCTGCTCAATCCAACAGATGGGGGGTATGGAACGACTGGGTTAACCCAAGTCATCCAGAAGTTCACCCTCAATGAAAATTTTCAAGTCCTCAACAACACCTTTTTTTGGTACCACAACGATCAATGGATCCTGCATCCTCTCTTTTATGATGAATCCTGCCGAGGGGACTATGAAATAGACAACAGAACAGAATGCAGACTGAATTTTGAAACACCCCCACCAGATATTAACAATACCACCACCACTCATCGCTACCCTGCTCTTGGTAGTCTCCTTTTTTCTCATACAATCGACACAGGAGTCGAATTGCATTACCAAAAAAATCTAGATTACAATTCCGATTCCTTCATTGTTCTTAATAGCTACAGCCTTATAAACCAGAACCCCCTGCTTTGGAATGCAGAACTCTCCAAATATTTTCAAGCAAGAATCGGAAATCCTAAAGCTCCTTTTGGCGGGGAGTGGCCTATCCCTGGTGCTCCTCAAGGATATTATTTTGAACCAGCCAATTTAGCAGCTGGGAGTACCGATTGCCATTATGGGGCAGTCTCCCCTTTTTTCTTAGATAATATAAATATTTCAGATAGATTTTCGGTCATTCTTGGAGCACGGGCTACCAGTTATTTTGTTTCTGCTCAAACCCCACCAGGGACTCCCCCTATTCTCTTCCGCCAACTTTCTACCACCCAACTGACTCCCCTTGTCGATATCGGTACAGTCTACAAAATTTTTCCATGGCTAAGTGCCTATTTTGATTTCAACTGGGGTTATGTGGTCAATGCAGCGGATATGGGTGGGTTTTCTCCGTTTTTCGAGTCCTCACAATTCCGTTTAACAAATGAGCTTTACGAAGGAGGATTTAAGATCGATCTTCTGCACCACTCTTTTTTTGCTACTCTCGATGCTTTTTCTCAATACACCTATCTTAATAACCGCACGGGACCAGCAACCCCCTCAACAGTCAATGGATTTGAGACAAGTCTAAACTACCAACCCAATCGTCATTTTTGGGCTAAATTAGGCTACGCCTATATGCATGGCACAGAAGACTGGACCACTATCGGCCACGGCCCACCGATGTACCAAACCTATTCAACAGCTCTTGCCTTGCAACAACAATTGCCACTCAATAACAATCAAATGTATCCGATGGGAATCTATAACTTTCTGGGTTTTCCAGATCAAATTTTCAGTGGGCTTATTACCTACAGGCATGATAGTGGAGTAGGAATAACCATGGGAGCTTTGCTAATGAGTGAACAGTTCCTTGGATACAACTACACGACGCATATCCCCACCCAATTTATTCTGAATGCAACCTTGTTCTATGCAGGTCCTCGGTGGGAAGCAAGACTCTATTTTTATAACTTTACCAATGAACCCTATTGGCTTGCCTTTGGCATGGGGGCAAATGGCACCCGTACTTTTAATTTCGAAGACATCGTGCCTGGAATGCCTTTTTGGATCCAAAGCACAGTTGTCTTTAAATTTTGA
- a CDS encoding Re/Si-specific NAD(P)(+) transhydrogenase subunit alpha: protein MATLGVLKEKIPGENRVAIVPEVLPSLVKYGLQVCVESGAGINAGYFDEMYEDKGAKILPTAHEVLKNAHIVCLIHPPRKEDIAHFVENSMLISLLYPLLNLDLVKELAAQKLTVFSLDLIPRISRAQSMDPLSSQSTVSGYKALIMAANTLPKFLPMLTTPAGTIPPCKVFVIGAGVAGLQAIATARRLGALVEAYDIRPVAKEQVESLGAKFVNLPITAQDVEDRSGYAKAQSEEFYSKQRQLIIEQCKKADIVITTALVPGVKAPKLIAKEAVEMMKPGSVIVDLAAEQGGNCELTVPGKTVVQNHVIIHGPLNIASTMAPQASLFYSKNIQSFLSLFFKENKLSIHWEDEIIQKTLVIQEGKIINEKVLNALNQQLS, encoded by the coding sequence ATGGCTACTCTTGGTGTTCTCAAAGAAAAGATCCCGGGCGAAAATCGAGTTGCCATCGTCCCAGAGGTATTACCTTCCCTTGTGAAATATGGACTGCAAGTTTGCGTCGAATCTGGGGCTGGTATCAATGCGGGTTACTTCGATGAGATGTACGAAGATAAAGGAGCAAAAATTTTACCTACGGCTCACGAAGTCCTGAAAAACGCTCACATTGTTTGTCTTATTCATCCTCCAAGAAAGGAAGACATAGCCCATTTTGTTGAAAACTCTATGCTCATTTCCCTCCTCTATCCCCTATTAAATCTAGACTTAGTCAAAGAGCTTGCAGCCCAAAAGCTCACCGTTTTTTCCCTAGATCTTATTCCAAGAATTAGTAGGGCTCAATCTATGGATCCTCTGAGTTCTCAAAGTACTGTTTCTGGATACAAGGCTTTAATCATGGCAGCCAATACCCTTCCTAAATTTCTACCCATGCTTACCACACCCGCAGGCACCATTCCCCCCTGCAAAGTATTCGTCATTGGTGCAGGGGTTGCTGGTTTGCAAGCTATCGCTACGGCTAGGCGTTTAGGAGCACTCGTTGAAGCCTATGATATTAGACCAGTAGCAAAAGAACAGGTTGAAAGTCTGGGTGCTAAATTTGTCAATTTACCAATAACCGCCCAGGACGTTGAGGACCGATCCGGTTATGCAAAAGCTCAATCTGAAGAATTTTATTCAAAACAACGCCAACTCATTATCGAACAATGTAAAAAAGCAGACATCGTTATCACCACCGCTCTTGTTCCAGGTGTTAAAGCTCCAAAGCTTATTGCAAAAGAAGCAGTAGAAATGATGAAACCTGGTTCAGTCATTGTGGATCTGGCTGCAGAACAGGGTGGCAACTGTGAATTGACAGTACCTGGAAAAACTGTTGTCCAAAATCATGTGATTATCCATGGGCCACTAAACATAGCTTCGACTATGGCCCCGCAAGCCAGTTTATTTTATTCGAAAAATATCCAATCCTTTCTTTCCCTTTTCTTTAAAGAAAATAAATTATCTATTCATTGGGAAGATGAAATCATCCAGAAGACGTTGGTTATTCAAGAGGGGAAAATTATCAATGAAAAAGTTCTTAATGCTTTAAACCAACAACTTTCTTAA
- a CDS encoding NAD(P) transhydrogenase subunit alpha yields the protein MTLSDWITNLYVFVLASFLGLELIRNVSRLLHTPLMSLTNAISSISLVGSLALTGEGDKTWVIVLGTIAIIASSINAVGGFLITDRILKMFRKSK from the coding sequence ATGACACTAAGTGATTGGATTACTAATCTGTATGTCTTTGTCTTAGCATCCTTTTTAGGACTAGAATTAATTAGAAACGTTTCACGCTTATTACATACCCCTCTAATGTCCTTGACAAATGCTATCTCTTCAATCTCTCTGGTTGGTTCTTTAGCCCTTACAGGAGAGGGAGATAAAACATGGGTCATTGTCCTTGGTACCATTGCCATCATCGCCTCCTCCATTAACGCGGTCGGAGGCTTTTTAATTACCGATAGAATATTGAAAATGTTCAGGAAAAGTAAATAA
- a CDS encoding NAD(P)(+) transhydrogenase (Re/Si-specific) subunit beta, whose protein sequence is MENIIQFVYIASASLFILSLKWMSEVKTSRWGNWAGTAGMALAILATLLKPEIHSFLWIAIGIVIGASIGTPMAMLMPMTAVPQRTALSHAFGALAAGIVGSAEYFLHGANLSMPQLIVLCVEVLLGFLTFTGSLLAFGKLQEIIPTRPILYPGRNLVSLSVFVFSLFLIAYLVIKGGSHPFLFGFIVCLSLLFGILLVLPIGGADMPTVISILNAYAGLSSSFMGFLLNNKLLIIAGALDGSSGLILSIQMCKAMNRSFTNVLFGGVGQILEVADPSRDGKIVKSLSPREASILFEAAKKVVVVPGYGMAAAQAQHVVKELTDVLENRNIEVKFAIHPVAGRMPGHMNVLLAEADVPYDKLVEMEEINPLFPETDIVLVVGANDITNPAARKNPGSPLYGMPILDVDKAKQILFIKRSMSTGFAGIDNDLFYSPKTIMLFGDAKKVLNELVISINSN, encoded by the coding sequence ATGGAGAACATCATTCAATTTGTCTATATTGCTTCAGCTTCTCTCTTCATTCTTTCCTTAAAATGGATGAGTGAAGTCAAAACGTCCAGATGGGGCAATTGGGCGGGAACAGCAGGTATGGCTCTGGCTATTTTGGCCACACTTCTAAAACCAGAAATTCACAGTTTTCTCTGGATCGCCATTGGTATAGTCATTGGGGCATCTATAGGTACGCCAATGGCTATGCTGATGCCAATGACAGCCGTGCCGCAACGAACTGCTCTATCTCACGCCTTCGGTGCTTTAGCGGCAGGCATCGTAGGAAGTGCTGAATATTTTCTGCACGGAGCCAATCTTTCCATGCCTCAACTTATTGTTTTATGCGTCGAAGTACTTTTAGGCTTTTTAACTTTTACCGGTAGTCTTCTGGCTTTCGGTAAACTTCAAGAAATCATTCCAACTAGACCTATTCTTTATCCAGGGAGAAATTTAGTAAGTCTTTCTGTTTTTGTTTTCAGCTTATTTTTAATCGCCTATTTAGTCATTAAAGGAGGCAGTCATCCTTTTCTTTTCGGTTTTATCGTATGCCTTTCTTTGCTCTTTGGCATTCTTTTAGTCTTGCCGATTGGCGGAGCTGACATGCCAACGGTTATCTCCATTCTTAACGCTTATGCGGGTCTTTCTTCTTCATTCATGGGCTTTTTGCTCAACAATAAGCTACTGATCATTGCTGGAGCACTAGATGGAAGTTCTGGACTGATCCTTTCCATTCAGATGTGTAAAGCAATGAACCGTTCCTTTACTAACGTTCTTTTTGGAGGAGTCGGGCAGATCCTTGAAGTAGCTGATCCATCAAGAGATGGTAAAATCGTTAAAAGCCTATCCCCTAGAGAAGCCTCCATTTTATTTGAAGCAGCTAAAAAAGTTGTGGTAGTGCCTGGATATGGTATGGCTGCGGCTCAAGCTCAGCATGTGGTAAAAGAACTAACAGATGTTCTAGAGAATAGAAATATCGAAGTAAAATTTGCTATTCATCCTGTGGCTGGTAGAATGCCAGGACATATGAATGTGTTGCTAGCAGAAGCTGATGTACCCTACGATAAACTCGTTGAAATGGAAGAGATTAATCCCCTTTTTCCTGAAACAGACATCGTTTTGGTTGTTGGAGCCAATGATATTACCAACCCAGCCGCTAGGAAAAATCCAGGTTCCCCTTTATACGGCATGCCCATATTGGATGTCGATAAGGCCAAACAGATTCTTTTCATCAAACGCAGCATGTCCACAGGATTTGCAGGTATTGATAATGATCTCTTTTATTCGCCAAAGACGATCATGCTCTTTGGAGATGCGAAAAAGGTACTCAATGAGCTGGTAATCTCCATTAATTCCAATTAA
- a CDS encoding protoglobin domain-containing protein: protein MKTNIKELTQTIIDMIPTSLRFNAHDEAVFQKFKPFHEKLSEKFVKGFYDILFGYPTTQSIFKPDERPLREPDLQRWWQRTITGPFDINYWSWQAAVGVIHIKRKVKNPMMISIWGWILLTLQKEFSMNYSLQDTFEAMDSWHRLAITVESLIAESYLHNYIVALAQSTGTEFALLDRLVAIEVADIDPKNLS, encoded by the coding sequence ATGAAAACAAATATTAAAGAATTGACCCAAACAATCATCGACATGATCCCCACCTCTCTAAGATTCAATGCTCATGACGAAGCCGTTTTTCAAAAATTTAAACCTTTTCATGAAAAACTTTCTGAAAAATTCGTCAAAGGTTTTTACGATATATTGTTTGGCTATCCAACAACTCAAAGCATTTTTAAGCCGGATGAAAGACCTTTGCGAGAGCCCGATCTTCAGCGCTGGTGGCAAAGAACTATTACTGGACCTTTTGATATAAACTACTGGTCTTGGCAGGCCGCAGTTGGAGTCATTCATATCAAAAGGAAGGTCAAAAATCCCATGATGATCTCCATTTGGGGATGGATTCTGCTTACCCTCCAAAAAGAGTTCTCCATGAATTACTCTCTCCAAGACACATTCGAGGCGATGGATTCTTGGCATAGGCTAGCCATTACAGTTGAGTCCCTTATTGCCGAAAGCTATCTCCATAATTATATCGTTGCATTAGCCCAATCAACTGGCACCGAGTTTGCCCTTCTCGATAGACTGGTAGCCATAGAGGTAGCGGACATTGACCCGAAGAACCTGAGCTAA
- a CDS encoding phosphate ABC transporter substrate-binding/OmpA family protein translates to MSFKADQHVVIEIESDKEFVCPDCGNRLIPLEEWQSRKKRRLLLPFPFILLGLVGVILAGLVFSFFKNSSAVKKKAGLTSSLQPKLLFSIITEDCLARSLVRPLVLGFLHEDLKGQEIGWRERNPQSTELSFVLPDKTQAIINILTQKTTDGFVHLISAKDELLISCRKIQAEELKRFPFDMTAPDHEIVIGQSALTVMVNNQNPLNSLSLEQLEKIFSGNITHWKELNLPYQGEIILFVPDQRSSCSNQTLSSFFRHMPIDRTRVKTIGIEEMKKAVSDNPTSLGIADYPSVSQPFGANENVKILSLFMKGAEAFKPNRFTIGTEEYPLAFRLYLYVTDKNSSWIQKFIHYVLSTQGQKCVSSMGFVGSGIEEANSGSIPTTGADEGNLIPLNASERYKSLVTGAKRVPFDIRFRFGSKELDNKGIVDIKRLAQFLSEPANKDKGVLLIGFTDNVGNHTYNLGLSFERAQSVANALKKEGIIVVSVAGAGEEMPVASNDTEAGREKNRRVEVWLCAKKY, encoded by the coding sequence TTGTCCTTCAAGGCTGACCAACATGTAGTCATTGAGATTGAATCAGATAAAGAATTTGTTTGTCCTGATTGTGGTAACCGCCTCATTCCTCTTGAGGAATGGCAATCAAGGAAGAAAAGACGTTTGCTTTTGCCATTTCCCTTTATTTTATTGGGATTGGTGGGAGTAATACTTGCCGGGTTAGTTTTTTCTTTCTTCAAAAACTCTTCTGCTGTAAAGAAGAAAGCTGGCCTTACTTCTTCTTTGCAGCCAAAGCTTCTTTTTAGCATCATCACTGAAGATTGTCTAGCTCGGAGTCTTGTTCGGCCATTGGTTTTGGGATTTTTACATGAGGACCTTAAGGGACAGGAGATCGGTTGGAGAGAAAGAAATCCTCAATCGACTGAGCTTTCTTTTGTCCTGCCAGATAAAACGCAAGCCATTATTAATATTCTAACTCAAAAGACAACCGATGGATTTGTCCATTTGATATCGGCAAAAGATGAATTGTTAATTTCCTGTCGGAAAATTCAAGCTGAGGAATTGAAAAGATTTCCTTTTGATATGACTGCTCCAGACCATGAAATCGTTATTGGTCAGAGTGCTCTTACCGTTATGGTTAATAATCAGAATCCTCTCAATTCCTTAAGCCTAGAACAATTAGAGAAGATCTTTTCCGGCAATATTACGCATTGGAAGGAATTAAATCTACCTTACCAAGGGGAAATTATTCTCTTTGTCCCTGATCAACGCTCATCCTGTAGCAATCAAACTCTTTCCAGTTTTTTTCGGCACATGCCTATTGATAGGACTCGTGTCAAAACAATAGGGATCGAAGAAATGAAAAAAGCGGTTTCGGATAATCCAACAAGCTTAGGTATTGCAGATTATCCATCTGTTTCACAACCTTTTGGAGCTAATGAAAATGTAAAGATCCTTTCTTTGTTTATGAAAGGAGCCGAGGCTTTCAAACCAAACCGCTTTACCATTGGCACAGAAGAGTATCCATTAGCCTTTAGATTGTACTTGTATGTCACTGATAAAAATAGTTCATGGATACAAAAATTCATTCATTATGTTTTATCCACTCAAGGTCAAAAGTGTGTTTCATCCATGGGTTTTGTCGGCAGTGGCATAGAAGAAGCAAACAGCGGATCGATTCCTACAACAGGAGCCGATGAGGGGAATCTCATTCCTCTTAATGCTTCGGAAAGATATAAAAGTTTGGTAACGGGAGCCAAAAGAGTGCCTTTTGACATTCGGTTTCGTTTTGGTAGCAAGGAATTAGATAACAAAGGGATTGTCGACATCAAAAGACTTGCACAATTTCTTTCGGAACCAGCCAATAAAGACAAGGGAGTGCTGTTGATTGGTTTTACAGACAACGTTGGAAACCACACCTATAATCTAGGGCTTTCCTTTGAAAGGGCTCAGAGCGTTGCCAATGCGTTGAAGAAAGAGGGAATAATAGTGGTAAGTGTTGCTGGAGCAGGAGAGGAAATGCCAGTTGCTTCGAACGATACGGAAGCAGGAAGGGAAAAAAACAGACGGGTAGAAGTTTGGCTTTGTGCTAAAAAGTACTGA